A section of the Sedimentisphaera cyanobacteriorum genome encodes:
- a CDS encoding IS30 family transposase, with amino-acid sequence MGYKHLNINERECILKMQAKGKKLSQIAEYLGRNKGTISRELSRNVSSTGDYKPHLALGYYNKRRVASKRPYRLEQNGRLCRLVINKLEQYHSPEQISARLKIDYPYEQEMRVSHLTIYSWIKRDKAAGGDYYKYLRQGHRKRRKKHGSSDKRGRIPERAPISERPAVVDKRSRIGDWEGDTVSGKGHSSFVATHVERKTRYLLVGKMDDKSAASMNVTTKRIFRKIPKFKRKTLTVDNGKEFGGFKEMERMVGLCCYFADPYSSYQRGTNENTNGLLRQFFPKGTDFKKVSKAEIDKAVSLINNRPRKCLNYRTPNEMLWSG; translated from the coding sequence ATGGGCTACAAACATCTTAACATCAATGAAAGAGAATGCATACTAAAAATGCAGGCAAAAGGAAAAAAATTATCTCAGATTGCCGAATATCTCGGCAGAAACAAGGGCACGATAAGTCGAGAATTGAGTCGCAATGTCTCTTCAACTGGGGATTACAAACCGCACCTTGCCCTTGGATATTACAACAAACGCAGAGTCGCATCCAAACGCCCTTATCGCTTGGAGCAGAACGGCCGATTGTGCCGGCTTGTAATCAATAAACTTGAACAATATCACTCGCCCGAGCAGATATCCGCTCGCCTTAAAATTGATTATCCCTACGAGCAGGAAATGCGCGTAAGTCATTTAACCATATATAGTTGGATAAAGAGAGATAAAGCTGCCGGCGGCGATTATTATAAGTATTTGAGGCAAGGACATCGTAAAAGGAGAAAGAAACACGGCAGCAGCGACAAACGTGGCCGGATACCGGAGAGAGCTCCGATCAGTGAACGTCCGGCTGTTGTTGATAAACGCAGCCGCATTGGCGACTGGGAAGGTGATACCGTAAGCGGCAAGGGGCACAGTTCGTTTGTTGCCACCCATGTAGAGCGGAAAACCCGCTACCTGCTGGTCGGTAAAATGGATGACAAGAGTGCAGCCAGTATGAACGTTACTACCAAGAGAATATTCAGGAAAATTCCTAAGTTCAAACGAAAGACACTAACGGTTGATAACGGCAAGGAATTTGGCGGATTTAAGGAGATGGAAAGAATGGTCGGTCTATGCTGCTACTTTGCTGATCCGTACAGCTCATATCAGCGTGGTACGAACGAAAATACCAACGGACTGCTGCGTCAGTTTTTTCCAAAAGGTACTGATTTTAAGAAAGTAAGCAAAGCAGAAATTGACAAAGCCGTATCCTTAATCAATAATAGGCCAAGGAAATGCTTAAACTATCGGACACCAAATGAGATGCTCTGGAGCGGATAA
- a CDS encoding AAA family ATPase, with amino-acid sequence MNDIEILGCKVQNLRNYTNTTLYFHKFTLLVGENNEGKSSVLKMLEHLFNNTDKELLLSKRQLNVEEKAFWKPANESHHKARRFSLIIKVYDKRKFKKYGCNKDGKAKIRLSYLKSANKLRLNYGEPKQNEKANEHAYDLLEELKKKVDVVLIPAVRDAGNSQFVKRLEDQVDQSLKQKINPSTRGGTSKEYRTAKNINEQIKKEIVENSKFLRIKSEAQHFYPLQSISFGVR; translated from the coding sequence ATGAATGATATAGAAATTTTAGGCTGCAAGGTTCAAAACTTAAGAAACTATACCAATACTACTTTATATTTTCATAAATTTACTTTATTGGTTGGTGAAAATAACGAGGGCAAATCATCTGTTCTTAAAATGCTAGAACACCTTTTTAACAATACTGACAAAGAGTTATTGTTAAGTAAAAGACAACTCAATGTTGAAGAAAAAGCTTTTTGGAAGCCTGCGAATGAGAGTCATCATAAAGCGAGAAGATTTTCATTGATAATTAAGGTCTACGACAAAAGAAAGTTTAAGAAATACGGCTGCAATAAGGACGGAAAAGCTAAAATCAGATTATCTTATTTAAAATCAGCTAATAAACTAAGGCTAAACTATGGAGAACCTAAACAAAACGAAAAAGCAAACGAGCATGCTTATGATTTATTAGAAGAACTTAAAAAGAAGGTTGATGTTGTGTTGATTCCTGCTGTTAGAGATGCAGGTAATTCACAGTTTGTAAAACGTTTAGAAGATCAAGTTGACCAAAGTCTTAAGCAAAAAATAAACCCCTCAACCCGTGGAGGCACCTCTAAAGAATATCGAACAGCTAAAAACATAAACGAACAAATAAAAAAAGAAATTGTTGAGAACTCAAAATTTCTTAGAATAAAATCTGAAGCGCAACATTTTTATCCGCTCCAGAGCATCTCATTTGGTGTCCGATAG
- a CDS encoding type IV pilus twitching motility protein PilT codes for MSMLDSIIAAAEKYNSSDIHLSAGRKLRLRINGSLHAMGGEESILSEKTVRSIMDQTLKESQKQRCQKLLEENGSVDYSYETEYDGKPIRYRMQVYTSMGKPAAAMRRISYKIPSFEDLNLPPIYQKVMENPEQKGIVIVGGETGSGKSSTLAAMVGYLGRYPEKHIVTIEDPVEYVFRNTKGLIHQRELGLDFKDYAQALRAVLREDPNVIMIGEMRDAETVHAAIMAAETGHLVLTSLHTATAAWTFSRILNFFTEAEHDAVRLNLSYNLLAIMNQMLLPSEKKGFGVIPATEVFVNTPSVRQYLRDEEKESQLSDVIKDGSDGMHSYNMSLARLINEEHIGVSSAKAYSHHPEELEMLVKVTKNE; via the coding sequence ATGTCTATGCTGGACAGCATAATAGCGGCGGCCGAGAAGTACAATTCTTCCGATATTCATTTGAGCGCAGGCAGGAAACTGCGGCTCCGCATCAACGGATCTCTGCACGCTATGGGAGGTGAGGAGTCTATCTTGAGCGAAAAAACTGTTCGAAGCATTATGGATCAGACTCTGAAGGAGAGCCAAAAGCAGCGCTGCCAGAAACTGCTTGAGGAAAACGGCTCTGTTGACTATTCCTACGAAACCGAATACGACGGCAAACCCATAAGATACCGTATGCAGGTGTACACATCCATGGGCAAACCAGCCGCTGCTATGCGAAGAATCAGCTATAAGATTCCCTCATTTGAAGACCTCAACCTCCCCCCAATCTACCAAAAAGTGATGGAGAATCCCGAGCAGAAGGGGATTGTGATTGTTGGCGGGGAAACTGGCAGCGGTAAATCCTCAACTCTCGCCGCAATGGTGGGCTATCTCGGCAGATACCCCGAGAAACACATCGTTACAATCGAAGATCCGGTGGAGTATGTGTTCCGCAATACAAAGGGGCTTATCCACCAAAGAGAGCTCGGCTTGGATTTCAAGGACTACGCTCAGGCACTTCGAGCTGTGCTGAGGGAAGACCCAAACGTAATTATGATTGGCGAAATGCGGGACGCTGAAACAGTGCATGCGGCTATTATGGCAGCCGAAACGGGACACCTCGTACTCACTTCTCTGCATACGGCAACAGCAGCTTGGACATTCAGCAGAATCCTCAACTTCTTCACCGAAGCAGAGCACGATGCCGTGAGGCTCAACCTCAGCTACAACCTGCTCGCTATTATGAACCAGATGCTCCTGCCCTCGGAAAAGAAAGGCTTCGGCGTGATACCAGCGACCGAGGTGTTTGTGAATACCCCCTCGGTGAGGCAGTATCTAAGGGATGAGGAGAAGGAATCGCAGCTCTCGGATGTGATAAAAGACGGAAGCGACGGGATGCACAGCTACAATATGTCTCTGGCAAGACTCATAAATGAAGAACATATCGGCGTTTCCAGCGCAAAGGCATACTCACACCACCCCGAAGAACTCGAAATGCTCGTCAAGGTTACAAAAAATGAGTAG
- a CDS encoding PIN/TRAM domain-containing protein, which produces MLLYFIRGLFFTIILAVLFLAIDNAQETGVLNQPKLLTGYFLAMILAIVVIVIDWLTPKKHLSSLTSIFFGLLVGMLISSAITPVISTVNDLYNIGMNEQALGTTRWIVSICICYLTISIVMRTKDDVRFVIPYVEFSRQTKGVRPLVLDSSVIVDGRIFELAQTKVFDAPFIVPRFILNELQLLSDSPDKLKRTRGRRGLDMIAQLQSEPVVEINIDDTPPPGIEFHAPVDQKLVAFTKNCDGRLVTTDYNLGKVAMVRQVDVVNINDIAKAIKPVVLPGEPLKVRIIKKGEERKQGIGYLEDGTMVVVEETSDMIGETVPAIVTSSLQTSAGRMIFAKFEPAEHAADQSRGKPAQKS; this is translated from the coding sequence ATGCTTCTTTACTTTATTCGCGGTCTTTTCTTTACTATAATCCTTGCTGTTTTGTTCCTCGCAATAGATAATGCTCAGGAAACAGGTGTTCTCAATCAGCCAAAGCTTCTTACAGGCTATTTCCTTGCAATGATACTGGCTATTGTTGTTATAGTTATAGACTGGCTTACCCCCAAAAAACACCTCTCCTCGCTTACGAGCATATTCTTCGGGCTTCTTGTGGGTATGCTGATAAGCTCAGCAATCACGCCTGTAATTTCAACGGTTAACGACCTTTACAATATCGGGATGAACGAGCAGGCGCTCGGGACAACCCGCTGGATTGTAAGCATCTGCATCTGCTACCTTACGATAAGCATCGTGATGCGTACCAAGGATGATGTTCGGTTTGTGATTCCGTATGTGGAGTTTTCACGTCAGACAAAGGGCGTTAGGCCGCTGGTGCTGGATTCATCTGTGATAGTTGACGGAAGGATCTTCGAGCTCGCACAGACAAAGGTTTTCGATGCTCCGTTTATCGTGCCTCGGTTTATACTCAACGAGCTCCAGCTGCTCTCGGATTCCCCCGATAAACTCAAGCGGACAAGAGGCAGAAGGGGGCTGGATATGATAGCCCAGCTTCAGTCCGAGCCGGTTGTGGAGATAAACATCGATGATACCCCTCCTCCGGGAATCGAATTCCACGCTCCTGTAGATCAGAAGCTCGTTGCCTTCACCAAAAACTGCGACGGACGCCTCGTTACTACAGACTACAACCTCGGTAAGGTGGCGATGGTGCGTCAGGTGGATGTGGTGAACATAAACGACATCGCGAAGGCCATCAAGCCAGTTGTTCTTCCGGGCGAGCCGCTGAAGGTTCGGATAATAAAGAAGGGCGAAGAACGCAAACAGGGCATCGGATACCTCGAAGACGGAACGATGGTGGTAGTGGAAGAAACCAGCGATATGATCGGCGAGACAGTGCCGGCTATCGTTACAAGCTCGCTGCAGACCTCCGCAGGCAGGATGATTTTCGCAAAATTCGAGCCCGCAGAACACGCCGCAGACCAGAGCAGAGGCAAACCTGCACAAAAAAGCTGA
- a CDS encoding SpoVG family protein, whose amino-acid sequence MEISEVRVKLVENKDERLKAFCSITMEGEFVVRDIKIIEGSSGLFVAMPSRKMSDHCPDCGAKNSLRARFCSGCGKKLQEDRTKKDSAGRSKLHADIAHPINSECRDKIQDAILKAYHEEVERAKHPDYEPIDLDS is encoded by the coding sequence ATGGAAATCAGCGAAGTTCGCGTAAAGTTGGTTGAAAACAAGGATGAGAGGCTGAAGGCCTTTTGTTCTATTACAATGGAAGGGGAGTTTGTCGTTAGGGACATAAAGATCATCGAAGGCAGCAGCGGATTGTTTGTTGCAATGCCTTCAAGAAAGATGAGCGATCATTGTCCTGACTGCGGCGCTAAAAACAGCCTGCGTGCAAGATTCTGCAGCGGCTGCGGAAAGAAGCTTCAAGAAGACAGAACAAAGAAAGATTCTGCCGGAAGGTCGAAGCTCCATGCCGATATCGCGCACCCTATAAACTCTGAATGCAGAGACAAAATACAGGATGCGATATTAAAGGCATACCACGAAGAGGTAGAAAGAGCCAAGCACCCTGATTACGAGCCGATAGATTTAGACAGCTGA
- the ispE gene encoding 4-(cytidine 5'-diphospho)-2-C-methyl-D-erythritol kinase — protein MPHKEKYEYQGSCLVVNAPAKLNLFLLIAGKRSDGFHEIDTLMTKVSWYDSLRLEEGSSPGIELECRGRFWAPEDESNLVLKAGKLIFSELGLSEPNLKITLTKNIPAGTGLGSASSDCAAAIDGIDSFFSLNLSSEFKHSAACKLGSDIPFFLQASPAARCTGRGEKVQAVDLPLSDIVFQIFVPDFTCSTAKVYSKYKHSEKEYEEKLSEVNYALKQGYAEKICRLGINMLERACFKAFPEAEEFAEMQNNGEKLALSGSGSAFYRFFTINKLENYKKNAKIKNYSALGGSRLVSSNSW, from the coding sequence ATGCCCCATAAGGAAAAATATGAGTACCAAGGCAGCTGTCTTGTGGTTAATGCGCCTGCAAAGCTTAATCTGTTTCTGCTTATTGCAGGAAAGCGTTCAGACGGCTTTCACGAGATAGACACGCTTATGACGAAAGTGAGCTGGTATGATTCGCTTCGCCTCGAGGAGGGCTCCTCGCCCGGAATTGAGCTTGAATGCAGAGGTAGATTCTGGGCTCCGGAGGACGAATCCAACCTCGTACTAAAGGCAGGAAAGCTGATCTTCAGCGAGCTTGGCCTGAGCGAGCCGAATCTGAAAATCACACTCACAAAGAATATCCCCGCAGGCACAGGCCTTGGCAGCGCATCCAGCGACTGCGCAGCAGCCATCGACGGGATCGACAGCTTCTTCAGCCTCAATCTCTCCAGCGAGTTCAAACATTCTGCTGCCTGCAAACTCGGCAGCGATATACCGTTTTTCCTGCAGGCAAGCCCTGCCGCCAGATGCACAGGCAGAGGCGAGAAGGTGCAGGCGGTTGATTTGCCGCTTTCAGATATTGTTTTTCAGATTTTTGTGCCCGATTTCACCTGCTCTACCGCAAAAGTGTACTCAAAATACAAACATTCGGAAAAAGAATACGAAGAAAAACTGTCAGAAGTTAATTATGCCCTGAAGCAGGGTTATGCGGAAAAGATCTGCCGCCTCGGAATAAATATGCTTGAGAGAGCCTGCTTTAAGGCCTTTCCCGAGGCGGAAGAATTTGCCGAAATGCAGAATAATGGCGAAAAACTTGCTCTCAGCGGGAGCGGATCTGCGTTTTACCGCTTTTTTACCATAAATAAACTTGAAAATTACAAAAAAAATGCGAAAATCAAAAACTACTCTGCCCTTGGCGGCAGCAGGTTAGTGTCTTCCAACAGTTGGTAA
- a CDS encoding MBL fold metallo-hydrolase has translation MKITILVDNNSAEGLGSEHGLSMFLEAGGSKVLFDAGQTELLAENADNLGVDLSSIDYIVLSHGHYDHTGGLGYVLKRAEKAKLYCHEGLLKARYSLKTLGAHSVAVQEEIKKAIENLPTERKIWYEQPLTIPGGINLTGTVPRITAFEDTGGNFFLDREGRYIDELEDDISLWAETPRGLVIVLGCCHSGIVNTIRRIQDISEKTKIDTVVGGMHLVHAGQERLRGTVEDLSQMDIKCLVPCHCTGDYAAEYLKNNLNCEVQQGFAGMKLEIE, from the coding sequence ATGAAAATTACGATACTTGTGGACAATAATTCAGCAGAAGGATTAGGCTCCGAACACGGCCTGTCTATGTTTTTAGAGGCCGGAGGCTCGAAGGTGCTCTTTGATGCAGGGCAGACTGAGCTTCTGGCAGAGAATGCAGATAATCTTGGGGTTGATTTATCCTCCATTGATTACATAGTTCTCAGCCACGGCCATTATGACCATACAGGCGGGCTCGGTTATGTGCTCAAAAGAGCAGAAAAAGCAAAGCTCTACTGCCATGAAGGCCTGCTCAAGGCCAGATACAGCCTCAAAACCCTCGGTGCACACTCGGTGGCTGTGCAGGAGGAAATTAAGAAGGCGATAGAGAATCTGCCCACAGAGAGAAAAATCTGGTATGAACAGCCCCTGACAATCCCGGGCGGAATAAACCTCACAGGAACTGTACCCAGAATAACCGCCTTCGAAGACACAGGCGGAAATTTCTTCTTAGATCGTGAAGGCAGATATATCGACGAGCTGGAAGATGATATTTCTCTTTGGGCGGAAACTCCCCGCGGCCTTGTGATTGTTCTTGGCTGCTGCCATTCGGGAATAGTTAATACTATCCGCAGAATACAGGACATATCCGAAAAAACTAAGATAGACACTGTTGTTGGAGGAATGCACCTCGTACATGCAGGCCAAGAGAGGCTCAGGGGGACAGTTGAAGACTTAAGCCAGATGGACATCAAATGCCTTGTCCCCTGCCACTGCACAGGCGATTATGCCGCTGAATACCTGAAAAACAACCTGAACTGCGAAGTTCAGCAGGGCTTTGCAGGCATGAAGCTGGAAATAGAATAG
- a CDS encoding NifB/NifX family molybdenum-iron cluster-binding protein, producing MKIALPVVNGKLSLHFGHCQSFALVEADENSREIKETEYTQPPPHEPGVLPKWLHDLGADLIIAGGMGQRAQKLFNDNNIEVIVGAESDTPENVVKAYLENTLTTGSNLCDH from the coding sequence ATGAAAATAGCACTGCCCGTTGTAAACGGAAAACTGAGTCTTCACTTTGGACATTGCCAGAGCTTTGCTCTTGTGGAGGCGGATGAAAATTCAAGAGAGATAAAAGAAACTGAATACACCCAGCCGCCGCCCCACGAACCGGGAGTTCTGCCGAAATGGCTTCACGACCTTGGAGCTGATTTGATAATTGCCGGGGGCATGGGGCAGAGAGCGCAGAAACTTTTTAATGATAACAATATTGAGGTGATAGTAGGTGCCGAATCTGATACGCCTGAGAACGTTGTAAAGGCATACCTTGAGAACACACTTACAACAGGCTCAAATTTATGCGATCATTAA
- a CDS encoding iron-sulfur cluster assembly scaffold protein yields MFTDTKIKSKTVPHNFGPLKNASGNARVYSSDGGFAEFWINVQNEQIVQAAFITSNSKECMLSCSALAEIAEGMKLSRAYSFSQNELKDYADLKTAAGCTENAIAALKEAILNYQKAVTEIT; encoded by the coding sequence GTGTTCACAGATACTAAAATAAAATCCAAGACTGTCCCGCATAATTTCGGCCCGCTGAAAAACGCCTCGGGAAATGCAAGAGTCTATTCAAGCGATGGGGGATTTGCAGAGTTCTGGATAAATGTTCAAAATGAACAAATCGTCCAGGCAGCCTTCATAACTAGCAACAGTAAAGAATGTATGCTTTCGTGTTCGGCTCTTGCTGAGATCGCAGAGGGAATGAAGCTCAGCAGGGCATACTCATTCAGTCAAAACGAGCTGAAAGATTATGCAGACTTAAAAACAGCCGCTGGATGCACAGAAAATGCAATCGCCGCACTGAAAGAAGCAATACTTAATTACCAAAAAGCTGTAACAGAGATAACCTGA
- a CDS encoding ATP-binding protein, with the protein MKELVVISGKGGTGKTSLTSSFAALAEKSVLADCDVDAADLHLILEPNVKQTTDFISGNEAIIDEDKCLGCGACWQKCRFDAINRVDVGQYRVDSSMCEGCGVCVEICPADAVDFPESSCGQWFISDTRFGPMVHAKLGIAAENSGKLVSVVREEARKLAQEQNSELIVVDGPPGTGCPVIASITGTDAVLVVTEPTMSGIHDLERVRSLTKHFDVPTFICVNKWDLNPENTKQIEKIAEESGCHFVGKVPYTKEITAAQVQGKSVIESGSEELKTNIKEIWGKLCSQILK; encoded by the coding sequence ATGAAAGAGCTGGTAGTGATAAGCGGAAAAGGCGGAACCGGCAAAACAAGCCTTACAAGCTCGTTTGCAGCCCTTGCGGAGAAATCCGTACTTGCAGACTGCGATGTTGATGCTGCCGATCTGCACCTGATCCTTGAGCCGAATGTAAAACAGACAACAGATTTTATCTCGGGCAATGAGGCGATAATCGATGAGGATAAGTGCCTCGGATGCGGTGCTTGCTGGCAGAAATGCCGCTTCGATGCAATAAACAGAGTCGATGTTGGGCAGTACCGCGTGGACAGTTCGATGTGCGAGGGATGCGGGGTGTGCGTTGAGATATGCCCTGCCGATGCTGTTGATTTCCCCGAGAGCAGCTGCGGACAGTGGTTCATCTCAGATACAAGATTCGGCCCGATGGTGCATGCAAAGCTGGGTATAGCTGCTGAAAACTCGGGCAAACTGGTGAGCGTGGTTCGGGAAGAGGCCAGAAAGCTCGCCCAGGAGCAGAATTCCGAGCTTATCGTGGTTGACGGGCCTCCAGGGACAGGCTGCCCCGTGATAGCCTCGATCACCGGCACAGACGCAGTTCTTGTGGTAACAGAGCCTACGATGTCCGGCATACACGACCTCGAGCGGGTTAGAAGCCTAACCAAACACTTTGATGTGCCAACGTTTATATGCGTGAATAAATGGGACCTAAACCCTGAAAACACAAAGCAGATTGAGAAAATAGCGGAAGAAAGCGGATGTCATTTCGTTGGGAAAGTGCCGTACACAAAAGAGATTACAGCTGCTCAGGTTCAGGGAAAAAGCGTTATAGAGAGCGGAAGCGAAGAGCTGAAAACTAACATTAAAGAAATTTGGGGGAAATTGTGTTCACAGATACTAAAATAA
- a CDS encoding ATP-binding protein produces MRLAVASGKGGTGKTTLSVSLARAYEGPSVYLDCDVEEPNGNIFLKPEIVNYATVKTPVPQVDEDRCDGCGKCAEFCNFNAIAIAGGKPIVFPELCHGCGGCEMVCPAKAITEVGRKAGSIAVGEAGKISTAEGLLDIGNAMAPPVIREVKKYSREDALNIIDCPPGNSCPMITAVQGADFVILVTEPTPFGLNDLILAVETVRELGIPFGVVINRSDSGDGRVVDYCTNEGINLLLEIPESRELAEAYSKGADMADSVPGLEDRLKGLISEIEQTAAEVSR; encoded by the coding sequence ATGCGTTTAGCTGTAGCATCAGGAAAAGGCGGAACCGGCAAGACAACGCTGTCGGTATCTTTGGCAAGGGCTTATGAAGGCCCGTCGGTTTATTTAGACTGCGATGTCGAGGAGCCGAACGGCAATATATTCCTAAAGCCCGAGATCGTAAATTACGCAACCGTTAAAACTCCCGTTCCGCAGGTGGATGAAGACCGCTGCGACGGGTGCGGGAAGTGCGCAGAATTCTGCAACTTCAATGCAATAGCAATAGCGGGCGGAAAACCGATCGTTTTCCCCGAGCTCTGCCACGGGTGCGGAGGCTGCGAGATGGTTTGTCCGGCCAAGGCGATAACGGAAGTTGGCAGGAAGGCCGGCTCGATAGCCGTCGGCGAGGCAGGCAAAATCAGCACAGCAGAAGGGCTTCTGGATATCGGAAACGCGATGGCGCCGCCTGTTATAAGGGAAGTGAAGAAATACTCCAGAGAAGATGCCCTGAATATTATAGACTGCCCGCCCGGGAACTCCTGCCCTATGATTACAGCTGTTCAGGGGGCGGATTTTGTAATCCTCGTAACCGAGCCAACCCCCTTCGGGCTCAACGACCTTATCCTCGCAGTGGAAACTGTGCGGGAGCTGGGAATCCCGTTCGGCGTAGTGATAAACCGCTCAGACAGCGGAGACGGCCGCGTTGTGGATTACTGCACAAACGAAGGGATAAATCTCCTGCTCGAGATCCCCGAGTCAAGAGAGCTTGCAGAGGCGTATTCAAAGGGAGCGGATATGGCCGATTCTGTTCCGGGGCTTGAAGACAGGCTCAAAGGGCTTATCAGCGAGATAGAACAGACAGCAGCGGAGGTGAGCAGATGA
- a CDS encoding damage-control phosphatase ARMT1 family protein, with translation MKTSLDCIPCFVRQALDAGRMIGCDEKTIEHILKRVLLAASDFSLELTPPEMAQIVHRIVREETASPDPYKKLKEKSTLHAKEVAGKAEGLIAGSERPFETAIRFAIAGNILDFGARSDWDESVIEASFDKVQYQPLDSEAVDILYADIEQAGEVLILGDNAGETVFDKLLIEQFPGSAEVSYAVKGSPIINDATELEAREAGIEKVARIVPNGADIPGTVLSACSEEFLNIYSRADVVISKGQGNFETLNECERNVYFLFQVKCSVIADKYGLEYGNWIVTSRELIKKGSQEQCV, from the coding sequence ATGAAAACTTCACTGGACTGCATACCCTGTTTTGTGCGTCAGGCACTCGATGCCGGCAGAATGATAGGCTGCGATGAGAAAACTATCGAGCATATTCTAAAACGCGTTCTGCTGGCAGCATCGGATTTCAGCCTCGAGCTCACTCCCCCCGAGATGGCTCAGATTGTCCACAGAATAGTGCGTGAGGAAACCGCCAGCCCGGACCCGTACAAAAAGCTCAAGGAAAAATCCACCCTCCACGCAAAAGAGGTGGCAGGGAAGGCAGAAGGGCTCATTGCAGGCAGCGAAAGGCCTTTCGAAACAGCGATACGCTTTGCGATTGCAGGCAATATCCTTGATTTCGGTGCACGTTCAGACTGGGATGAGAGCGTAATCGAGGCCTCTTTTGACAAGGTTCAGTATCAGCCTCTGGATTCTGAAGCGGTTGACATTCTGTATGCAGATATCGAGCAGGCAGGCGAAGTGCTGATTCTGGGAGATAATGCAGGAGAGACTGTTTTCGATAAGCTCCTGATAGAGCAGTTTCCCGGAAGTGCAGAGGTGAGCTATGCCGTGAAAGGCTCGCCCATAATCAATGATGCCACCGAGCTGGAAGCCCGCGAGGCAGGCATTGAAAAGGTTGCAAGGATAGTCCCAAACGGGGCAGACATCCCGGGCACGGTGCTCTCAGCATGCAGTGAGGAGTTTCTCAATATATACAGCAGGGCTGATGTGGTGATTTCCAAAGGACAGGGAAACTTCGAGACCCTGAACGAATGCGAAAGGAACGTGTATTTTCTCTTTCAGGTTAAGTGCAGCGTGATTGCTGATAAGTATGGACTTGAATACGGCAATTGGATAGTTACATCCAGAGAGTTAATTAAGAAAGGCAGCCAGGAGCAATGCGTTTAG
- a CDS encoding NifB/NifX family molybdenum-iron cluster-binding protein produces the protein MKAAITANGKTYSSAVDRRFGRAAGFLIYDTETHSLEYKDNTQNLSAAQGAGVQAAQNVADSGVQAVITGHCGPKAFHVLSQAGVEVYTTQAQTVEEAIDLFKTGKLAKASRADVEGHWI, from the coding sequence ATGAAAGCAGCAATCACAGCAAACGGTAAAACATACAGCAGTGCGGTTGACCGCAGGTTCGGCAGAGCCGCAGGATTTCTAATCTACGACACTGAAACACACAGCCTTGAATATAAAGACAATACACAAAACTTGAGTGCAGCTCAGGGAGCAGGCGTTCAAGCGGCGCAGAATGTCGCTGATTCGGGTGTGCAGGCGGTTATAACAGGCCACTGCGGACCGAAGGCATTTCATGTGCTCTCGCAGGCAGGCGTTGAGGTTTACACAACTCAGGCTCAAACTGTCGAAGAAGCGATAGACCTTTTCAAAACCGGAAAGCTTGCTAAAGCCTCTCGGGCAGATGTGGAAGGACACTGGATCTGA
- a CDS encoding DUF5320 domain-containing protein, which translates to MPRGDRTGPAGLGPMTGRAAGYCTGSPVPGFMNGFGFGFRGGGRGLGRGFGRGFGFGRGAQQAPPYGAYNAPAYGQPQLDSETEKQVLEDNLSQLKEQMSQIEKRLESLK; encoded by the coding sequence ATGCCAAGAGGAGACAGAACAGGCCCAGCAGGACTCGGGCCAATGACAGGAAGAGCAGCTGGATACTGCACAGGCAGCCCTGTACCGGGATTTATGAACGGTTTCGGTTTTGGATTCAGAGGCGGCGGACGCGGCCTCGGCAGGGGTTTCGGCAGAGGCTTCGGCTTCGGACGCGGGGCGCAACAGGCTCCGCCCTATGGCGCATACAACGCCCCTGCCTACGGCCAGCCTCAGTTGGACTCGGAAACTGAGAAGCAGGTTTTAGAAGATAATTTAAGCCAGCTGAAAGAGCAGATGAGCCAAATTGAAAAGAGGCTCGAATCGCTCAAATAG